Genomic segment of Paraburkholderia agricolaris:
CAGCACTTGCAGCGCGGACGATTCGGTATCGCGGATGTGGCCCGTGCCGTTACAGCGCGGGCAGGTCACATGGCTGCCTTCCGACAAGGCCGGGCGCAGACGTTGACGCGACAGTTCCATCAGGCCGAAACGCGAGATCTTGCCCATCTGGACGCGCGCACGGTCATGCTTCAACGCGTCTTTCAGGCGTTGCTCGACTTCGCGCTGGCTCTTGGCCGATTCCATGTCGATGAAGTCGATCACGATCAGGCCGCCCAGGTCGCGTAGGCGCAACTGGCGGGCCACTTCGTCGGCGGCTTCGAGGTTGGTGCGCGCAGCGGTTTCCTCGATGTCGGCGCCCTTGGTGGCGCGCGCCGAGTTCACGTCGATCGCGACCAGTGCTTCCGTGTGGTCGATCACGATAGCGCCGCCCGAGGGCAGCGGCACCGTGCGCGAATACGCGGTTTCGATCTGGTGTTCGATCTGGAAGCGCGAGAACAGCGGCACGTCGTCGTGATACCGCTTCACCTTGCTGACATTGTCCGGCATCACGATATCCATGAAGGCGCGGGCCTGGTCATGAATTTCGGTGGTGTCGATCAGGATTTCGCCGATATCCGGCTGGAAATAGTCGCGAATCGCGCGAATCACGAGGCTCGATTCGAGATAAATCAGCATCGGCTGGCCGCTCGAACCGCTTTGCGACGCGGCCTCGATGGCGCGCCACAGTTGCATCAGGTAGTTCAGGTCCCACTGCAGCTCTTCGGCGCTGCGGCCAATCCCGGCCGTGCGCGCGATGATGCTCATGCCTTCCGGCAATTGCAGCTGCGCCATGGTTTCGCGCAATTCCTGACGGTCGTCGCCTTCGATCCGGCGCGACACACCGCCGCCGCGCGGGTTGTTCGGCATCAAAACCAGATACCGGCCGGCGAGCGAGATGAAGGTGGTGAGGGCCGCGCCCTTGTTGCCGCGCTCTTCCTTTTCGACCTGAACGATCAGTTCCTGACCTTCTTTCAGGGCGTCCTGGATGCGCGCGGAGCGCATGTCGACGCCGTCACGGAAATACTGACGGGCGACTTCCTTGAACGGCAAAAAGCCGTGGCGGTCTTCGCCGTAGTTGACGAAGCAGGCTTCGAGTGAAGGCTCGATGCGGGTGATGATGCCCTTGTAAATATTGCCTTTGCGCTGTTCGCGCCCGGCGGTTTCGATGTCGATATCGATGAGTTTTTGCCCATCGACGATGGCAACGCGCAGTTCTTCCTGCTGCGTCGCGTTGAACAACATTCGTTTCATTGAACGGCTCCAGAGCGGCTTAGCCAGACCCCCTGGCTGCGCGGTTGTCAGTCGCGAGAGCCAGGCGGGCAGCGGCATGCCGCGCCTTATTGTGTTTTCACAAGCACGCTGGAGCGGGAAAAATGGCGGGAGAATTGCCTGAGAGGGCCCGGCCCCATTAAAAAATGGGCACGGTGCCGCAGGGCACATGCGAACACGGCTTCAAATAACGACCCGACACGCCGCGGGTTCTGCCAGCAGACCTTCATAAGCCTTGCGTCCACTCGCGCCGGTGCGCCAACTGGGCGCGTGACCGGAGGGTCGAAGGCTGCGGTCATGCCGCAGCGGGAAGTTCGCGCAGTCGGCGCGTCTTTTCTCGCTGGGGGTGTCTCGCCTCATTTTGACGTCGCCATGTCTTGTACTTTCTACAAGACGCCTCGGGCGCACGCCGTATTTTCGCAACTCGCAGCTTCTTACAGCAGGGCGTCAGACCGCCCGATACCGAAGCTGAAAGTTAAATTCTTTTTTACCAAAATTCCGTTACCGTCGAAGCCGACCTTGACCGAACGCGCCTGTGGGCGCCGTCCCTGCCGGGTACTGACCTCGTGCGTGCAACATGTTGCATCTCATTTTCAGGGTGAGCAACCAGACCCCGGCGCAAGTAAAATAACGGTTTATCGCTTGCGCCTGCGCAATCCGCCCGAATTCCGGACACTGCGCCGGCCGCCGCAGACTGCTGGGCAAATTATATTCATAATGAAAGAGTTAGGCAAAATATCCCAGAAATCGGTCGCAAGCGACCAGGTCTCGATGATCGAGATCGACGACAGTGCGGCCGGCCAGCGCATTGATAACTTCCTCCTGCGCGTCTGTAAGGGCGTGCCAAAGAGCCATATTTACCGCATCCTGCGCAGCGGGGAAGTGCGGGTGAATAAGGGCCGGATAGACGCGCAGTACCGCCTCGAACTGGGCGATCTGGTGCGCGTACCGCCCATTCGCGTCGCTCAACCGAACGAAGCCATCGCCCAGGCGCCGGTGCCGAGCGCCGATTTCAAAATTATTTTTGAAGACGAGCATATGCTCGTGATCGATAAACCGGCTGGCGTGGCGGTCCACGGCGGCAGCGGCGTCGCGTTCGGCGTGATCGAACAGATGCGCGAAGCACGGCCACAGGCAAAGTTCCTCGAACTGGTGCATCGGCTGGACCGCGAGACCTCCGGCATCCTGATGCTCGCCAAGAAGCGCTCGGCGCTGGTCAATCTGCATGAGCAGATTCGCGAGAACAAAATGGATAAGCGCTACTATGCGTGCGTCCACGGCGAGTGGGCGAGCGACTGGGGCCGCCGCCGCGCGGTCAAGGAGCCGCTGCACAAGTATCTGACTGCGGACGGTGAAAGGCGTGTACGCGTCCAGGCCGATGGCCTTGCGTCGCACACGGTTTTCAATCTGATCGACCGCTGGCCGGAGTACGCGCTGCTCGAAGCGGAACTGAAGACCGGCCGCACGCATCAGATTCGGGTCCATCTGCAACATCTGGAACTGCCGATCGTCGGTGACGCCAAGTACGGCGACTTCGCGCTGAACAAGGCGCTGGCCCGGGCCAACGCCAGGCCGGGCCTGAAGCGCATGTTCCTGCACGCATACCGTCTTAAGCTGACGCACCCGGCAACCGGTGAGCCCGTGCAGTTCGAGGCGCCGCTGCCGGCCGAATGCCGTAGCTTCGTCGCGCAGCTCAATGAATTACGTGAATCACGAAATGGGTCAAACCCGGAGACGACACCGCATGGCTAGAGAGCAATTTGATCTGATCGTCTTCGACTGGGACGGAACGCTGATGGATTCGACCGCGCACATCACGCGCAGTATCCAGTCGGCATGCCGCGACCTCGGTCTGCCGGTTCCCGCCGATGAGGCTGCCAGCTATGTGATCGGCCTCGGCTTGCGCGACGCGCTGCAAATCGCCGCGCCCACGCTCGATCCGGCCGATTACCCGCGTTTGGCGGAGCGCTATCGTTTCCACTATCTGGTGAAGGATCAGACCACCGAGCTGTTCACCGGTGTGCGCGAGATGCTCCAGGACCTGCGCGATCAGGGATATCTGCTGGCGGTCGCGACCGGCAAGAGCCGCGTCGGGCTGAACCGCGCGCTTGATCAATCACGGCTGACGAGCCTGTTCGACGGCACCCGCTGTGCGGACGAAACCTTCTCGAAACCCCATCCGGCCATGCTGCACGAGCTTACACGCGAACTGGGGCAGGATCCGGTGCGCACGGTAATGGTGGGTGACACGACGCACGATCTGCAGATGGCGATCAACGCGGGCGTTGCGGGTATTGGTGTCACATACGGCGCGCACCCTGCGAGCTCGCTGACTGCGCTGTCGCCGAAATTCGTCGCTTCCAGCGTCAGCGCGCTGTCTGGCTGGCTGCGAGAGAACGCATGAGCACGAGTGTGACCGAGGCGGCGACCGAGGCGGTTCGCATTTGCGCATCCGACGAGCTGGTCGACGGCGGCGCGGGTGTGCGGCGCGCGGCGAGGTTCGGCGGCGGCGACGTCGTGGTATTTTTTGTTCGCTATGATGGCCGTGCATACGGCTATCTGAACCGTTGCGCCCACGTGCCGATGGAACTCGACTGGGCTGAAGGGCAGTTCTTCGAATCGTCCGGTTTATACTTGATGTGCGCTACACATGGCGCGATTTATGCGCCTGATACGGGCAAATGTGTCGGCGGCCCGTGCCGCGGCGGCCGTTTGCGTCCCGTCCAGGTCGACGAGCGGGACACACCTGAAGGCCGCGCCGTATTCTGGCTGCCGGACGGGGAACTACGCCCGGTCACGCCCTGATTTTTCTCTTCTTCGACCTTTCCACTGCACCGCATGTCTGACAATTTGACTCCCGAACCGAAGGAACCGTCCTTGACAGGCCGCCCCCGCACGCCTGCCGATGAGCCGGGCTGGGAGCGCGCCGCTCTCGAGCGTATTGCGCTTGCGGCCATCAACGAGCAGCGTGCGGCACGTCGCTGGAAGATCTTCTTCCGCTTTGTGTTCCTGATCGTTCTGCTGGTGGCGGTATGGGGTGCATTCGATTTCTCCGGCGACAAAGTTTCGACCACTGGCCGGCATACGGCAATGGTCACGCTTGACGGCGAAATCTCCGCTGATACGAACGCGAACGCGGAAGATATCAATACCGCGCTGGAAAGTGCGTTCGACGACGCGGGTACGGCCGGTGTGATCCTGCGTTGTAACAGCCCGGGCGGCAGTCCGGTGCAGGCGGGCATTATCTACAACGAGATTCGCCGGCTGCGCGCCAAGTATCCGTCGATCCCGTTGTATGTGGTGGTCGGCGATATGTGCGCATCGGGTGGCTACTACGCGGCGGCGGCGGCAGACAAGATTTACGTGGACAAGGCGAGCATCGTCGGTTCGATTGGCGTGCTGATGGACAGCTTCGGTTTCACCGGTCTGATGGATAAGCTGGGGATTCAGCGTCGTCTGCACACTTCGGGTGAGAATAAGGGCTTTTTCGATCCGTTCTCGCCGGAAACGCCGAAGATGGACGAACATGCGCAGGACATGCTCGATCAGATCCATGCTCAGTTCATTGACGCCGTGCGTCAGGGCCGTGGCAAGCGCCTGCATGAGACGCCCGACATGTTCTCCGGACTCTTCTGGACTGGCCAGAAGAGTGTCGAGCTGGGTCTGGCCGATGGTTTCGGCGATGCGGATTACGTCGCGCGCGACCTTTTCAAGGCGCCGGATATCGTCGACTACACGGTCAAGGAGAGTATTACGGACCGCGTGGCGCGCAAGTTCGGTGCGGCGGTCGGCAGTGGCGCCGTTCATGCAATGGCGCTCGGCGGGAAGATGAGCCTGCGGTGATCGGGTGAGAAAAAGCCCCGTGCGGTCGATTTTTTCGATCGCACGGGGCTTTTTGTTTTGCGCCGCCAGCTTGGGGCTCGGCAGGCTGATCCGCTTGAGGCGCGGCAGCGATCAGGCAGCGATCAGACGGCGATCAGACGGCGAGGATCAGGAAAATTGCCGGCCGCTTGTTCAGATCGATAGCTGGTTTCTTCCTCCAGTCGGCCACGCTGCGGCTGGCGATGGTTTCCGTCTCCAGTGTCAGATCGACGGCGACGCAAACGAGCGTGGAGGGTGCGCACGTTGCCAGCAAGGTATCGAGCAGCGGCTTGTTCCGATAAGGCGTTTCGATAAAAATCTGCGTTTGCCTGGCTTTGCGCGACTGTTGCTCCAGCTCGCGCAGGCGTTTGGCCCGTTCGGTGGCGTCGACCGGCAGATAGCCGTGGAATGCAAAGCTCTGGCCGTTCAGG
This window contains:
- a CDS encoding HAD-IA family hydrolase, translated to MAREQFDLIVFDWDGTLMDSTAHITRSIQSACRDLGLPVPADEAASYVIGLGLRDALQIAAPTLDPADYPRLAERYRFHYLVKDQTTELFTGVREMLQDLRDQGYLLAVATGKSRVGLNRALDQSRLTSLFDGTRCADETFSKPHPAMLHELTRELGQDPVRTVMVGDTTHDLQMAINAGVAGIGVTYGAHPASSLTALSPKFVASSVSALSGWLRENA
- a CDS encoding RluA family pseudouridine synthase; this encodes MKELGKISQKSVASDQVSMIEIDDSAAGQRIDNFLLRVCKGVPKSHIYRILRSGEVRVNKGRIDAQYRLELGDLVRVPPIRVAQPNEAIAQAPVPSADFKIIFEDEHMLVIDKPAGVAVHGGSGVAFGVIEQMREARPQAKFLELVHRLDRETSGILMLAKKRSALVNLHEQIRENKMDKRYYACVHGEWASDWGRRRAVKEPLHKYLTADGERRVRVQADGLASHTVFNLIDRWPEYALLEAELKTGRTHQIRVHLQHLELPIVGDAKYGDFALNKALARANARPGLKRMFLHAYRLKLTHPATGEPVQFEAPLPAECRSFVAQLNELRESRNGSNPETTPHG
- a CDS encoding Rieske (2Fe-2S) protein; amino-acid sequence: MSTSVTEAATEAVRICASDELVDGGAGVRRAARFGGGDVVVFFVRYDGRAYGYLNRCAHVPMELDWAEGQFFESSGLYLMCATHGAIYAPDTGKCVGGPCRGGRLRPVQVDERDTPEGRAVFWLPDGELRPVTP
- a CDS encoding S49 family peptidase, with translation MSDNLTPEPKEPSLTGRPRTPADEPGWERAALERIALAAINEQRAARRWKIFFRFVFLIVLLVAVWGAFDFSGDKVSTTGRHTAMVTLDGEISADTNANAEDINTALESAFDDAGTAGVILRCNSPGGSPVQAGIIYNEIRRLRAKYPSIPLYVVVGDMCASGGYYAAAAADKIYVDKASIVGSIGVLMDSFGFTGLMDKLGIQRRLHTSGENKGFFDPFSPETPKMDEHAQDMLDQIHAQFIDAVRQGRGKRLHETPDMFSGLFWTGQKSVELGLADGFGDADYVARDLFKAPDIVDYTVKESITDRVARKFGAAVGSGAVHAMALGGKMSLR